In Microbulbifer elongatus, the DNA window CTGCAGCCTGGTGGCGCTGGTCTGGGCGGTGGCCATGTCGGAACGCGCCTCCCGCAGCATGGATCGGATCAAGGAATCCCTGCGCACGATCGGGACCGGTAAATTTGCTACCCGCGTCCCCAACTCCCACAACCTGGAGCTGTTCCAACTGGGGGAGGAAATCAACCAGATGGCGCGCAACCTGGCTGAGTACCACCGCGATTACCAGGAAGGGCTCCACCAGACCATGGAAGACCTGCGTCAGTCTCTGGACGCCATGGAAGAACAGAATATCGGGCTGGAAATCGCGCGTAAAAAAGCCGAGGAAAACAGCCGGGTGAAATCCACCTTCCTGGCCAATACCAGTCACGAAATCCGCACCCCACTCAACGGCATTATCGGATTCACCAACCTTTTGCTGAAAACAGAGGTCGATCAGCTGCAGCACGATTACCTGCAGACAATTCTGCGCTCTTCCGAGAACCTGCTTACGTCGATCAATGACATTCTCGACTTTTCCCGCATCGAATCCGGCAATCTGGTGCTCGACCACAGTCCCATGAACCTGGGGCAGGTATTGGAGGAAACACTGCAGATACTCGCGCCCTACGGCTACGAGCACAATCTGGAGCTGGTTCCCTTTGTCGATCCGCAATTACCGCCTTCTCAAATCGGCGATCCGCTGCGCATCAAACAGATCCTGACCAATCTGGTGAGCTCGGCGATCCGGTGCTCGGAAAACGGCAGTATTCCGGTACGGATCGCCGTGTTGAGTGGCAAGGAATCAGAGCTGATGGTCCGCATCAGTATTACCGACAACGGCAAGCGCTGTGACGAGCAGTGTCGCCACGAGCTGAGGCTAATGCTGACCGGCACCGCCAGTCAGCAGCAGTTGTCCAACAGCGGCATGGGGCTGGGTATTGCCCGGAACCTGGTGCAGTCCATGCAGGGGGAAATCAGTCTCGACGACAATGACCAGGGCGGCTGCACATACTGGATCCAGCTGCCGCTGACCATCGACCGCAATCGCATTGGCGTAACGCGCGAACAGTTCCCCGGCTGCCGCCTGCTGCTGGTGGACCCGAACCCCATGACCCGCCAGCAGATCTACCAGCAACTGTCTTACTGGCGTGCGGCCCCCCTGGAACACACCGATGGTGAAAACCTGGTGCCTGCCGTCGAGCAGATGTGGCGCCACGACGCCCTGCCCGACGGGCTTATTATCGACACGGCCCTCGCCGACAATGATTTCGACAATTTTATCAGTACTGTGCAGCAACTGATCGACACCTATCAGTGCCGGGTCATTATCCAGGGATCACCGGTGGATCTGCGTCGCTGCTACGACGCGCTGCGCACCCGGGTGCTCGCCTTCCTCGCCAAACCGGTCAGCCGCGAAGGCCTGTTGCGTGCTCTCAAGCGCGCGGTCCCTCAGCAGGCGCAGTCACGCCCACAGACCGGCACCTTTCCGGCTCTGCCCTGGCCCACCCAGCCCCGCGTTCTGGTGGTAGACGACTACGAAGCCAACCGACGCTTAATGGGTGAACTCCTCCGCGCCCAGCATATCGAAGCGACCCTTGCCGACAGCGGTGAGGAGGCACTGCGACTGTGGCGAGAGCAGCATTTCGATATGATCTTCATGGACATCCAGATGCCGGGGCTCGATGGCATCGCCACCACCCAGACGATCCGCAGCGAAGAGTGCGGGCGGCGCACGCCGGTGATCGCCCTTACCGCGCACGCGGGCACGGAAGAAAAGTCGCGGCTGCTGAGTGCCGGCCTCGACGACTACCTCAGCAAGCCGGTTAGCGAGAGCCAGTTGACGCACACGGTAAAACGCTGGATGGAAGTGAGCGCTCCCGGCGACACCGCGCGCCCGCTGACGACCCTGATGGAGCCGCGACTGGTAGACATCACAGAAAGCCTCAATCTGGCGAACCAGGATGGGCGGCTCGCGCGGGACCTTCTGCGCATGCTGC includes these proteins:
- a CDS encoding response regulator, encoding MVHPTSSDPTSTSQSRRRKSKRRLSLRALLFRYAMTPALILAVLLCLLFTLQQMSDRRDLLLSHCRASAEQLVELIHLSDGYAFEERIQWLDKSLMALMLERDMIRSVQLYRADRNSEGVEEFKLISSVGPRPRTTFTADELRGKSAHVHEDLKSLQVLQPLIGEDANCWLSIELHRPYFLVGTYQVALVGLVGLIICSLVALVWAVAMSERASRSMDRIKESLRTIGTGKFATRVPNSHNLELFQLGEEINQMARNLAEYHRDYQEGLHQTMEDLRQSLDAMEEQNIGLEIARKKAEENSRVKSTFLANTSHEIRTPLNGIIGFTNLLLKTEVDQLQHDYLQTILRSSENLLTSINDILDFSRIESGNLVLDHSPMNLGQVLEETLQILAPYGYEHNLELVPFVDPQLPPSQIGDPLRIKQILTNLVSSAIRCSENGSIPVRIAVLSGKESELMVRISITDNGKRCDEQCRHELRLMLTGTASQQQLSNSGMGLGIARNLVQSMQGEISLDDNDQGGCTYWIQLPLTIDRNRIGVTREQFPGCRLLLVDPNPMTRQQIYQQLSYWRAAPLEHTDGENLVPAVEQMWRHDALPDGLIIDTALADNDFDNFISTVQQLIDTYQCRVIIQGSPVDLRRCYDALRTRVLAFLAKPVSREGLLRALKRAVPQQAQSRPQTGTFPALPWPTQPRVLVVDDYEANRRLMGELLRAQHIEATLADSGEEALRLWREQHFDMIFMDIQMPGLDGIATTQTIRSEECGRRTPVIALTAHAGTEEKSRLLSAGLDDYLSKPVSESQLTHTVKRWMEVSAPGDTARPLTTLMEPRLVDITESLNLANQDGRLARDLLRMLLKGLHEDEQELARMAQSGDYLAMFERVHRLHGGCCYCGVPRLRTATEQLQELLRPLQEKQPNSGSPTTPSAVGEHLDRTAFDAAYQLVRKEVRGLRDWAADQDLDALFGLECAENSAESRSS